The proteins below come from a single Marinobacter bohaiensis genomic window:
- a CDS encoding insulinase family protein — MTKNADQAVHPAFERVRKHRIETLHIDVEEYRHRKTGATHLHLASDNDENVFFVALRTFPMDSTGVAHILEHTALCGSERYPVRDPFFMMIRRSLNTFMNAFTSSDWTAYPFATKNRKDFDNLLSVYLDSVFFSKLDEMDFSQEGHRLEFEDPDDPSTPLVHRGVVYNEMKGAMSAPTSQLWQKLSSHLFQTTTYHYNSGGEPTHITDLRYDDLLAFYRHHYHPSNAIFATFGNIPAIEHHDRFENLVLSRFERQDVELPVRDEKRIYAPLRVEDAYSISEGEETDHKTHIVMGWLLGHSFELEENLEAHLLANVLLENSASPLMRALETTDIGHAPSPMLGLEDSNREMTFVCGIEGSEPGRAGDLEKLVEETLEKVARDGVSEERLEAILHQLELHQREIAGDQFPYGLQLIMASISPMVHGGDPVDLLDLEPVLASLREKIKDPDFVPRLVRRMLLDNPHRVTLTLRPDDQMEKREQAAVAEALAKRKAGLEEDEVQTIVKRAADLEARQNRKDDDSILPKVDLSDVPLQTPEPEARMTEDFPATLYDQGTNGLVYEQVVLPMPAFSDEELLLLPLYTTCLTEVGCGELDYLQMQDRLSAETGGVSAFTVAKGRIDDVQDLSGYLVIGGKALARNREKLTRLLRDIFENARFDEHARIRETVAQIRARREQAVTGSGHALAMGAAAQGLSPGARLAFRLGGLAAIKGIKALDDALDDGAELEALCNKLANIHRRIQSQARQFLVVGEQEQLEPTLTALREAWPKASTIEAERWEVAPVNETVRQAWVTSTQVNFCAKAYSTVPIDHPDAAALTVLGGFLRNGYLHRAIREQGGAYGGGAAQDSVNGTFRFFSYRDPRLTETLDDFDQAVDWLQQTDHDPQALEEAILGVVGQLDKPRSPAGEAKHAFQNRLFGRTPEQQNRFRERVLAVTLDDLKRVAGEWLVPEKASTAVITSAQHRDALRDAGLEICEL; from the coding sequence ATGACCAAGAACGCCGACCAAGCCGTTCACCCTGCCTTCGAAAGGGTGAGAAAACACCGGATCGAGACCCTGCACATCGACGTGGAGGAATACCGTCACCGCAAGACCGGGGCAACGCACCTGCACCTGGCTTCCGACAACGACGAGAACGTGTTTTTCGTGGCCCTGCGGACGTTCCCCATGGACTCAACCGGTGTGGCGCACATTCTTGAGCACACCGCCCTGTGCGGCAGCGAGCGCTACCCGGTCCGCGATCCCTTCTTCATGATGATTCGCCGGTCGCTCAATACCTTCATGAACGCCTTTACCAGCAGCGACTGGACCGCGTATCCGTTCGCCACCAAGAACCGCAAGGATTTCGACAACCTGTTGTCCGTTTACCTGGATTCCGTCTTCTTCTCCAAACTGGACGAGATGGATTTCTCCCAGGAAGGGCACCGTCTGGAATTCGAGGATCCGGACGATCCGTCCACGCCGCTGGTTCACCGAGGTGTGGTCTACAACGAGATGAAAGGCGCCATGAGCGCGCCGACGTCCCAGCTCTGGCAGAAGCTGAGCAGTCACCTGTTCCAGACCACCACCTACCACTACAACAGCGGCGGTGAGCCGACCCACATTACCGACCTGCGTTACGACGACCTGCTGGCGTTCTACCGCCATCATTACCATCCGTCGAACGCAATCTTCGCCACTTTCGGGAATATTCCGGCCATCGAGCATCACGACCGCTTCGAGAACCTGGTGCTGTCCCGTTTCGAGCGTCAGGACGTGGAGTTGCCGGTACGCGACGAGAAGCGCATTTATGCCCCGCTGCGGGTGGAAGACGCCTACAGCATCAGCGAAGGCGAGGAAACCGACCACAAGACCCACATCGTTATGGGCTGGTTGCTGGGGCACAGTTTTGAACTGGAAGAAAACCTGGAAGCCCACCTGCTGGCCAACGTGCTGCTTGAGAACAGCGCATCGCCGCTGATGCGGGCCCTGGAAACCACCGATATCGGCCATGCGCCGTCGCCCATGCTGGGGCTGGAGGATTCCAACCGGGAGATGACCTTCGTGTGCGGCATTGAAGGCAGCGAGCCCGGCCGCGCCGGAGACCTCGAGAAACTGGTTGAAGAGACGCTGGAGAAAGTCGCCCGGGACGGCGTCAGCGAAGAACGCCTGGAAGCGATCCTGCACCAACTGGAACTGCACCAGCGCGAGATCGCCGGCGACCAGTTCCCCTACGGCCTGCAGCTGATCATGGCGTCGATCTCGCCGATGGTGCACGGCGGCGATCCGGTCGACCTGCTGGACCTGGAGCCGGTGCTGGCGAGCCTGCGCGAGAAGATCAAGGATCCGGACTTCGTGCCGCGACTGGTACGCCGGATGTTGCTGGACAACCCGCATCGCGTCACCCTGACCCTGCGTCCCGATGACCAGATGGAGAAGCGCGAGCAGGCCGCGGTGGCCGAGGCGTTGGCCAAGCGCAAGGCCGGGCTGGAAGAAGACGAGGTCCAGACCATCGTCAAGCGGGCGGCGGACCTGGAAGCGCGCCAGAATCGCAAAGACGACGATTCGATCCTGCCCAAGGTGGACCTCAGCGACGTACCGCTGCAGACACCGGAGCCGGAAGCGCGGATGACCGAGGATTTTCCCGCAACACTCTATGACCAGGGCACCAACGGCTTGGTCTACGAGCAGGTGGTCCTGCCCATGCCCGCGTTCAGCGATGAAGAGCTGTTGCTGCTGCCGCTCTATACCACCTGCCTGACCGAAGTCGGCTGCGGCGAACTGGACTATCTGCAGATGCAGGACCGGTTGTCGGCGGAAACCGGTGGCGTCAGCGCCTTTACTGTGGCCAAGGGCCGTATCGATGATGTGCAGGATCTGTCCGGCTATCTGGTGATCGGCGGCAAGGCGTTGGCGCGCAATCGCGAGAAGCTGACGCGCCTGCTGCGCGACATTTTCGAGAACGCCCGTTTCGACGAGCATGCCCGGATTCGCGAGACCGTCGCCCAGATTCGCGCCCGCCGCGAGCAGGCGGTAACCGGTAGCGGCCACGCCCTGGCGATGGGCGCTGCGGCCCAGGGACTCAGCCCCGGCGCGCGCCTGGCCTTCCGTCTGGGTGGCCTCGCGGCCATCAAGGGCATCAAGGCGCTGGACGATGCGCTGGATGACGGCGCCGAGCTGGAAGCCCTGTGCAACAAGCTGGCGAACATTCACCGGCGTATCCAGAGTCAGGCGCGCCAGTTCCTGGTGGTGGGTGAGCAGGAACAGCTAGAACCGACGCTGACAGCACTGCGGGAAGCCTGGCCCAAGGCTTCGACGATTGAAGCGGAGCGCTGGGAAGTGGCACCGGTCAACGAAACCGTGCGCCAGGCCTGGGTGACCTCCACTCAGGTGAACTTCTGCGCCAAGGCCTACAGCACCGTGCCGATCGATCACCCCGATGCCGCGGCACTGACCGTGTTGGGCGGATTCCTGCGCAACGGCTACCTGCACCGGGCTATCCGGGAACAGGGCGGGGCCTATGGCGGCGGTGCGGCCCAGGACAGCGTCAACGGCACCTTCCGTTTTTTCTCGTACCGGGACCCGCGCCTGACCGAAACCCTCGACGACTTCGACCAGGCCGTGGATTGGTTGCAGCAAACCGACCACGATCCGCAGGCGCTGGAAGAGGCGATCCTGGGGGTTGTCGGCCAGCTGGACAAGCCGCGCTCCCCGGCCGGTGAGGCCAAGCACGCTTTCCAGAACCGTCTGTTCGGGCGCACGCCGGAGCAGCAGAACCGTTTCCGCGAGCGCGTCTTGGCGGTCACTCTGGACGATCTGAAGCGCGTGGCAGGCGAGTGGCTGGTGCCGGAGAAGGCGAGTACCGCCGTGATCACCAGCGCCCAGCATCGCGATGCCCTGCGCGATGCCGGTCTGGAGATTTGCGAACTTTGA
- the ppsR gene encoding posphoenolpyruvate synthetase regulatory kinase/phosphorylase PpsR, translating to MKRTAFFISDGTGITAEALGNSLLAQFEKIHFERITVPYIDDLEKAAAVVKRIDRMAQLDDAKPLIFDTIVDSVIRAEVSRANGFMVDIFGTFLQPLELELDASSSYSVGRSHSISNETNYERRINAVNFALDNDDGARTRHYDEADLILIGASRSGKTPTCLYLALHYGIKAANYPITEDDIHDQRLPSVLRPHREKLFGLTIDPERLATIRNERRPNSRYSSEKQCRFEIEEIELMYRRERVPYLNTTAYSIEEISTRIMVTTGIERNR from the coding sequence ATGAAACGGACGGCATTCTTCATTTCCGACGGCACCGGCATCACCGCTGAGGCCCTGGGCAACAGCCTGCTGGCCCAGTTCGAGAAAATCCATTTCGAACGCATCACCGTGCCTTACATCGACGATCTGGAAAAGGCCGCCGCCGTGGTCAAGCGCATCGACAGGATGGCGCAACTGGATGATGCCAAACCGCTGATCTTCGATACCATCGTTGACAGCGTCATCCGGGCGGAGGTGTCCAGAGCTAACGGCTTCATGGTGGATATTTTCGGCACCTTCCTGCAGCCGCTGGAACTGGAGCTGGATGCCTCGTCGTCCTACTCGGTGGGCCGTTCGCACTCGATTTCCAACGAGACCAACTATGAGCGACGCATCAACGCGGTGAACTTTGCCCTCGACAACGACGATGGCGCTCGCACCCGACATTACGACGAAGCCGACCTGATCCTCATCGGTGCCTCCCGCAGCGGCAAAACGCCGACCTGCCTTTATCTGGCCCTGCACTATGGCATCAAGGCGGCCAATTACCCGATCACCGAAGACGACATCCATGACCAGCGCCTGCCATCGGTACTGCGCCCCCATCGGGAAAAGCTCTTTGGATTAACCATCGATCCGGAGCGGCTCGCAACCATCCGCAACGAGCGGCGCCCGAATTCCAGGTATTCTTCGGAGAAGCAGTGTCGGTTTGAAATCGAGGAAATTGAACTGATGTACCGGCGGGAACGGGTGCCCTACCTCAACACGACCGCCTATTCGATCGAGGAAATTTCCACCCGCATCATGGTCACCACTGGCATTGAGCGGAACCGGTAA
- the ppsA gene encoding phosphoenolpyruvate synthase: MGSRIEGRCALEDYIIWFENLGMSDVDRVGGKNASLGEMISNLANAGVTVPGGFATTAHAYREFLAKDGLKDRIDEALEALDINDVNELARVGAQIRQWVTDTPFPPALEKALEEAYSQLQGSNPNMAVAVRSSATAEDLPDASFAGQQETFLNIVGYEHVKHAVREVFASLFNDRAISYRVHHGFDHKLVALSAGIQKMVRSETAASGVMFSLDTESGFQDVVFVTASYGLGETVVQGAVNPDEFYVHKPTLEAERPAVLRRNLGSKAIKMVYGNSAEAGKSVETVKVEDADRNRFCITDEEVENLARQAVIIEKHYGRPMDIEWAKDGDDGRIFIVQARPETVKSRAQANVMERYLLKEQGTILAEGRSIGHRIGKGPVRVVTSIQEMDRVQPGDVLVTDMTDPDWEPVMKRSSAIVTDRGGRTCHAAIIARELGIPAVVGCGDATDVLKEGQEVTVSCAEGDTGMVYEGSLDFELRENTVESMPDIPFKIMMNVGNPDRAFDFQSLPNEGVGLARLEFIINRMIGVHPKALLNFDGLPRDIKQTVEKRIAGYTSPVDFYVDKLVEGISTLAAAFADKKVIVRLSDFKSNEYANLIGGTLYEPDEENPMLGFRGASRYISETFRDCFELECRALKKVREEMGFENVEIMVPFVRTLGEARQVVDLLAANGLKRGDKGLRVIMMCELPANALLADEFLEYFDGFSIGSNDLTQLTLGLDRDSGIIAHLFDERNEAVKKLLSNAIQACKRADKYVGICGQGPSDHPDLAKWLMDQGIDSVSLNPDSVLDTWFFLADEELD, translated from the coding sequence ATGGGCTCAAGAATTGAAGGGAGATGCGCTTTGGAAGATTACATCATCTGGTTTGAAAACCTGGGTATGTCGGATGTAGACCGCGTTGGTGGCAAGAATGCGTCGCTGGGAGAAATGATCAGCAACCTGGCCAATGCAGGCGTGACCGTACCCGGTGGATTCGCGACCACAGCCCATGCGTACCGCGAATTCCTCGCCAAGGACGGTCTCAAGGACCGGATCGACGAAGCGCTGGAAGCACTCGATATCAACGACGTCAACGAACTGGCACGGGTTGGCGCCCAGATTCGTCAGTGGGTCACCGATACGCCTTTCCCGCCGGCGCTGGAAAAAGCGCTGGAAGAGGCTTACTCCCAGCTGCAGGGGAGCAATCCCAATATGGCCGTTGCGGTGCGCTCCTCGGCGACGGCTGAAGACCTGCCGGATGCCTCTTTTGCGGGCCAGCAGGAAACCTTCCTGAACATCGTCGGCTACGAGCACGTCAAGCACGCGGTTCGTGAAGTGTTCGCCTCCCTGTTCAACGACCGCGCCATTTCCTACCGCGTCCACCATGGTTTCGATCACAAGCTGGTCGCACTGTCCGCCGGTATCCAGAAAATGGTGCGCAGTGAGACGGCCGCCAGCGGCGTGATGTTCAGCCTGGATACCGAATCCGGTTTCCAGGATGTGGTGTTCGTCACTGCCTCCTACGGTCTGGGCGAGACCGTCGTCCAGGGCGCGGTCAACCCGGATGAGTTCTACGTTCACAAGCCGACGCTGGAGGCGGAGCGTCCCGCCGTGCTGCGCCGTAATCTCGGCAGCAAGGCCATCAAGATGGTTTATGGAAACAGCGCTGAGGCGGGCAAGTCGGTGGAGACCGTCAAGGTTGAAGACGCCGACCGCAACCGTTTCTGCATCACCGACGAAGAGGTCGAGAACCTGGCCCGTCAGGCGGTGATCATCGAGAAGCATTACGGCCGCCCGATGGACATCGAGTGGGCCAAGGACGGTGATGACGGCCGTATCTTCATCGTTCAGGCGCGTCCCGAAACCGTCAAGAGTCGCGCCCAGGCGAACGTCATGGAGCGTTATCTGCTGAAAGAGCAGGGCACGATTCTGGCGGAAGGCCGCAGTATCGGCCACCGTATCGGTAAAGGTCCGGTGCGGGTGGTGACCAGCATCCAGGAAATGGATCGCGTCCAGCCAGGCGACGTGCTGGTGACCGACATGACCGACCCGGACTGGGAGCCGGTGATGAAGCGTTCGTCCGCAATCGTCACTGACCGCGGTGGCCGCACCTGTCACGCCGCCATCATCGCCCGCGAACTGGGCATCCCGGCGGTTGTGGGCTGTGGTGATGCCACCGATGTCCTCAAGGAAGGCCAGGAGGTCACGGTCTCCTGCGCCGAAGGTGACACCGGTATGGTGTACGAGGGCAGCCTCGATTTCGAACTGCGCGAAAACACCGTCGAGTCCATGCCGGACATTCCGTTCAAGATCATGATGAACGTTGGCAATCCGGACCGGGCTTTCGACTTCCAGTCCCTGCCAAATGAAGGGGTGGGTCTGGCGCGCCTGGAGTTCATCATCAACCGCATGATTGGTGTACATCCGAAGGCGCTGCTGAACTTTGACGGCCTGCCGCGCGACATCAAGCAGACGGTCGAGAAGCGGATTGCCGGTTACACGTCGCCGGTGGATTTCTACGTCGACAAGTTGGTCGAAGGTATTTCCACGCTGGCGGCGGCGTTTGCCGACAAGAAAGTGATCGTGCGCCTGTCCGACTTCAAGTCGAACGAATACGCCAACCTGATCGGCGGCACCCTTTACGAGCCGGACGAGGAAAACCCGATGCTCGGGTTCCGCGGCGCGTCCCGCTACATTTCCGAGACCTTCCGCGACTGTTTCGAGCTGGAGTGCCGTGCCCTCAAGAAGGTGCGTGAGGAAATGGGCTTCGAGAACGTGGAGATCATGGTGCCGTTCGTGCGCACCCTGGGCGAAGCCCGTCAGGTGGTTGATCTGCTCGCCGCCAACGGCCTCAAGCGCGGCGACAAAGGCCTGCGCGTGATCATGATGTGCGAGCTGCCAGCCAACGCGCTGCTGGCGGACGAGTTCCTCGAATATTTCGACGGCTTCTCCATCGGCTCGAACGACCTGACCCAGCTGACCCTGGGGCTGGACCGGGACTCCGGCATCATTGCCCACCTGTTCGACGAGCGTAACGAGGCGGTCAAGAAACTGCTGTCCAATGCGATCCAGGCCTGTAAGCGGGCCGACAAGTACGTCGGTATCTGTGGTCAGGGACCCTCGGACCACCCGGACCTGGCCAAGTGGCTGATGGATCAGGGCATCGACAGCGTGTCCCTGAACCCGGACTCGGTGCTCGACACCTGGTTCTTCCTGGCCGACGAAGAGCTGGACTGA
- the rraA gene encoding ribonuclease E activity regulator RraA, with protein MTIVTPDLCDEYPDVTVVEPGFNNYGGIKAFGGEIVTVKCFEDNSVVKEQVATPGEGRVMVVDGGGSRRAALLGDMLAEKAASNGWAGIIIYGCIRDVDVIGETQLGVQALATIPRKTEKRGIGDLNVPVTFHGTTFVPGQYVYADNNGIIVSEKALSLPQ; from the coding sequence GTGACTATCGTAACGCCCGATCTGTGTGACGAATATCCGGACGTGACCGTAGTGGAGCCCGGCTTCAACAACTACGGTGGCATCAAGGCCTTCGGCGGCGAAATCGTGACGGTGAAGTGCTTCGAAGACAATTCCGTGGTGAAGGAACAGGTGGCGACGCCGGGAGAAGGGCGAGTGATGGTCGTCGACGGCGGTGGTTCCAGGCGGGCTGCCCTGCTGGGTGACATGCTGGCCGAGAAGGCGGCGAGTAATGGTTGGGCCGGCATCATCATCTACGGCTGCATTCGCGACGTGGACGTGATCGGTGAAACCCAGCTGGGCGTGCAGGCCCTGGCGACGATTCCGCGCAAGACGGAAAAGCGCGGCATTGGTGACCTCAACGTGCCGGTGACGTTCCACGGTACCACCTTCGTACCGGGACAATATGTCTATGCCGACAACAACGGCATCATCGTGTCCGAGAAGGCCCTGTCTTTACCGCAGTAA
- a CDS encoding PilZ domain-containing protein — MANTMRDYSEKRDFHRMRVNTPVEISDSQGRQLEGICKDLSGTGMQLAVQDAMPVGTQLQTRLPSSNDRFPPLEATVEVLRCELDESGDGYLVGAAIQEIKR; from the coding sequence ATGGCCAATACGATGCGTGACTATTCGGAGAAACGGGACTTTCACCGGATGCGGGTCAACACGCCGGTCGAGATCAGTGACTCGCAGGGGCGTCAACTGGAGGGTATCTGCAAGGATCTCAGCGGAACCGGCATGCAGCTCGCGGTTCAGGACGCCATGCCCGTCGGCACCCAGCTACAGACGCGACTGCCGTCGAGCAACGACCGCTTCCCGCCACTGGAAGCCACGGTCGAAGTGCTGCGCTGTGAACTGGATGAGTCCGGCGACGGTTACCTCGTCGGCGCGGCCATCCAGGAAATCAAACGCTAA
- a CDS encoding TIGR04211 family SH3 domain-containing protein, whose translation MIHKPFTLTKLVAAVVLTLVSVTALAQTRYVDDELLIMLRSGEGNQFRIVDSLPSGTRLNVIEEGDSGYSHVRTQDGQEGWVLTRYLSPQPIARDRLAAAQRKLEQTESDLKEARSQLQSLQSERNELATSEESLQSRAGKLSAELDRIKEVSSNALTLDRRNRELQESNQQLKKEVEVLTAENERLEAKKETDFMMLGALLVGAGVLIAIVVPWLKPTRKTDNWA comes from the coding sequence GTGATTCATAAGCCATTCACATTGACGAAACTCGTCGCAGCCGTCGTACTGACGCTGGTATCCGTTACCGCCCTTGCCCAGACCCGTTACGTCGACGACGAACTCTTGATCATGCTGCGCAGCGGCGAAGGCAACCAGTTCCGCATTGTCGACAGCCTGCCCTCCGGCACGCGCCTGAATGTCATTGAGGAAGGTGACTCGGGATACAGTCACGTCCGCACCCAGGATGGCCAGGAAGGCTGGGTGCTGACGCGCTATCTGTCGCCCCAGCCCATCGCCCGCGACCGCCTTGCAGCGGCCCAGAGGAAGCTGGAACAGACGGAATCGGATCTCAAGGAGGCCCGGAGCCAGCTGCAGTCCCTGCAGTCGGAGCGCAATGAGCTGGCGACCTCGGAAGAATCATTGCAATCCCGCGCCGGCAAACTCAGCGCCGAACTGGATCGCATCAAGGAAGTCTCTTCCAACGCCCTCACCCTGGACCGCCGCAATCGCGAACTGCAGGAAAGCAATCAACAGCTCAAGAAGGAAGTCGAGGTGTTGACCGCCGAAAACGAGCGCCTTGAGGCCAAAAAGGAAACGGATTTCATGATGCTGGGCGCCCTGCTGGTCGGCGCCGGCGTACTGATCGCCATTGTCGTGCCCTGGCTCAAGCCGACCCGCAAAACCGACAACTGGGCCTGA
- a CDS encoding YciI family protein, whose protein sequence is MYYAIISQDVDNSGPLRKQARPAHIERLQALKEEGRLLLAGPYPAIDSPEPGDAGFTGSLVVAEFESLEQAQAWADADPYVEAGVYASVMVKPFKPVLP, encoded by the coding sequence ATGTACTACGCCATTATCAGCCAGGATGTCGACAACAGCGGCCCGCTGCGCAAACAGGCCCGCCCCGCCCATATCGAGCGCCTGCAGGCCCTGAAGGAGGAAGGCCGCCTGCTGCTGGCCGGTCCCTACCCGGCCATTGACTCTCCCGAACCGGGCGATGCGGGGTTTACCGGCAGCCTCGTGGTCGCCGAGTTCGAGTCGCTGGAACAGGCGCAAGCCTGGGCCGATGCCGACCCTTATGTTGAAGCCGGCGTCTACGCCAGTGTCATGGTCAAGCCTTTCAAACCGGTGCTGCCGTAG
- a CDS encoding PHP domain-containing protein, translated as MTISATHSGRIDLHCHSTASDGVLSPTELVARAAERGVTHLALTDHDTTAGLPEAAKAANDAGICLVPGIELSCQWRSQTIHVVGLGFDDNHPRWREALAGQAENRWRRARMIAERLTRLRVDDLLDKATAQAGGDVPGRPHFARVLVEEDVVRDSGQAFKRYLGAGKPGDVKACWPSLETVVQWIIDAGGVAVVAHPRKYKMTATRLRALMSDFRAAGGHGMEVLTSGQSSGDLGFLVELCRREGYLASQGSDFHFPGAAWCELGRLPGVLPDDLEPVWQRLPDYFSGAWNSR; from the coding sequence ATGACCATATCTGCAACACACTCCGGCCGTATCGATCTGCATTGCCACAGTACCGCGTCCGATGGCGTCCTGTCGCCGACCGAGTTGGTGGCACGGGCTGCGGAACGGGGGGTTACCCACCTGGCCTTGACCGACCACGATACCACCGCGGGCCTGCCGGAAGCGGCAAAGGCGGCCAACGACGCGGGCATTTGCCTGGTACCCGGCATTGAGCTGTCGTGCCAGTGGCGGTCACAAACGATTCATGTGGTGGGCCTGGGGTTCGACGACAATCACCCGCGCTGGCGCGAAGCCCTGGCTGGTCAGGCGGAAAACCGCTGGCGTCGAGCCCGGATGATTGCTGAGCGGCTGACCAGGCTGCGGGTCGACGATCTGCTCGACAAGGCGACTGCGCAGGCCGGTGGTGACGTACCCGGGCGCCCGCATTTTGCCCGGGTGCTGGTGGAGGAGGATGTCGTCCGGGACAGCGGACAGGCGTTCAAGCGCTATCTGGGCGCGGGTAAACCCGGCGACGTTAAAGCCTGCTGGCCGTCACTGGAGACGGTGGTTCAGTGGATCATCGATGCCGGCGGCGTTGCCGTGGTGGCGCATCCGCGCAAGTACAAGATGACGGCCACGCGTTTGCGGGCCCTGATGAGCGATTTTCGCGCCGCTGGCGGTCATGGAATGGAAGTGCTGACGTCGGGGCAGTCCAGCGGGGATCTGGGCTTTCTCGTGGAGCTGTGCCGGCGGGAGGGTTACCTGGCGTCGCAGGGCAGCGACTTTCATTTTCCCGGCGCGGCCTGGTGCGAACTGGGTCGATTGCCGGGTGTGCTGCCAGACGACCTTGAGCCAGTCTGGCAGCGCCTTCCGGATTACTTCTCCGGCGCGTGGAACAGCAGGTAA
- a CDS encoding YecA/YgfB family protein, with protein sequence MLSPQEIEAVEDILFAEPWADDALDFFGLHGVVSASVVGPNELDAKAMFLIATGLDELPAAGVPDAFRQAVGKLGDTMAASLDMGETLELPEPEDGDPMNALENWCAGFVDTFLQHEDEWLSINEKEAADLLVPMLALSGLFEDEDFEKVRNSDKLSQEMADAIPDSLTDLYLLFHAPEK encoded by the coding sequence ATGCTGTCTCCCCAAGAAATCGAAGCGGTCGAAGACATCCTGTTTGCCGAACCCTGGGCCGACGACGCCCTGGACTTCTTCGGCCTGCACGGCGTCGTCAGCGCCAGTGTCGTCGGCCCCAACGAGCTGGACGCGAAAGCCATGTTCCTGATCGCCACGGGACTCGACGAACTGCCCGCCGCCGGTGTACCGGATGCCTTCCGCCAGGCTGTGGGCAAGCTGGGCGACACCATGGCGGCATCGCTGGATATGGGAGAGACGCTGGAGCTGCCGGAGCCCGAGGACGGAGACCCCATGAACGCGCTGGAAAACTGGTGCGCCGGGTTCGTCGACACCTTTCTGCAACACGAAGACGAGTGGCTGAGTATTAACGAAAAGGAAGCGGCGGATCTGCTGGTACCGATGCTGGCGCTGTCCGGCCTGTTCGAAGACGAGGACTTCGAAAAGGTGCGCAACAGCGACAAGCTCAGCCAGGAAATGGCCGATGCCATCCCCGACTCACTGACCGATCTTTACCTGCTGTTCCACGCGCCGGAGAAGTAA